In the genome of Megalops cyprinoides isolate fMegCyp1 chromosome 7, fMegCyp1.pri, whole genome shotgun sequence, one region contains:
- the LOC118781324 gene encoding YTH domain-containing family protein 1-like, whose protein sequence is MSATSIDPQRSKGQASKVQNGSLHQKETVHDNDFEPYLTGQSNQNNSYQSMTDPYMSSYYAPSIGFPYPLSEAPWSTGGDPPIPYLTPYAPLSNGDHHFMHDTVFGQPGGLGSNIYPHRFNFFPENPAFSAWGTSGSQGQQTQNSAYGSSYSYPPSSLGGTLVDGQTGFHSDTLNKAPGMNSIEQGMVGLKIGGDVAGSGVKAVGSVIGGAVAGNGGTTIGMPPPKPTSWAAIASKPAKPQLKAKVKPGMPLPGGALPPPPIKHNMDIGTWDNKGPVTKVPPSHQQLPHSLSQQPPLQTPQSLVQQQQQMQQVALQPQPQPLPPQPYQNHTQAPPPQARWVAPRNRNLGYGQGGGMDACGSTVGSNGGGPLGSGGVGPGGESHPVLEKLRAAHSYNPKDFDWNVKNGRVFIIKSYSEDDIHRSIKYSIWCSTEHGNKRLDAAFRAMSGKGPVYLLFSVNGSGHFCGVAEMRSPVDYGTSAGVWSQDKWKGKFDVNWLFVKDVPNSQLRHIRLENNDNKPVTNSRDTQEVPLEKAKQVLKIIATYKHTTSIFDDFSHYEKRQEEEEVVRKNFEPAPIQNRSRLDQERQNRSKQ, encoded by the exons ATGTCTGCCACAAGCATTGACCCTCAG AGATCAAAGGGACAAGCCTCAAAAG tgcaaaatgGTTCACTCCATCAGAAGGAAACTGTTCACGACAATGACTTTGAACCATACCTCACTGGCCAATCTAATCAG AACAACAGCTATCAATCCATGACTGACCCGTATATGTCCAGCTACTACGCCCCCTCCATTGGGTTTCCGTACCCCCTCAGTGAAGCGCCCTGGTCCACCGGTGGAGACCCGCCCATCCCTTACCTGACCCCCTATGCACCCCTGAGTAATGGAGACCACCATTTTATGCATGACACGGTTTTTGGACAGCCGGGGGGTCTGGGGAGCAACATCTACCCACACAGATTTAATTTCTTCCCTGAGAACCCGGCCTTCTCTGCCTGGGGCACCAGCGGCTCCCAGGGTCAGCAGACTCAGAACTCGGCCTATGGCAGCAGCTACAGCTACCCGCCGAGCTCACTCGGGGGCACCCTGGTGGACGGTCAGACAGGCTTTCACAGCGACACTTTAAACAAAGCGCCAGGCATGAACAGCATCGAGCAAGGCATGGTGGGACTGAAGATCGGGGGTGACGTGGCGGGCTCAGGCGTGAAGGCGGTGGGCTCGGTGATCGGCGGGGCAGTAGCGGGCAACGGCGGCACGACCATCGGCATGCCCCCGCCCAAGCCCACCTCCTGGGCGGCCATCGCCAGCAAGCCCGCCAAGCCTCAGCTCAAGGCCAAGGTCAAGCCAGGGATGCCTCTTCCCGGGGGCGCCCTACCGCCCCCGCCCATCAAACACAACATGGACATCGGCACCTGGGACAACAAGGGGCCCGTGACCAAAGTACCCCCGTCGCACCAGCAGCtgccccactccctctcccagcagccTCCCCTGCAGACCCCGCAGTCGCtggtgcaacagcagcagcagatgcagcaggtggcgctgcagccccagccccagccgCTGCCCCCGCAGCCTTACCAGAATCACacccaggccccgcccccacagGCCCGCTGGGTCGCCCCCCGCAACCGCAACCTGGGTTACGGCCAGGGAGGCGGCATGGACGCCTGCGGCTCCACGGTTGGCAGCAACGGAGGCGGGCCCCTGGGCTCGGGCGGGGTGGGCCCCGGCGGGGAGTCCCACCCGGTGCTGGAGAAGCTGAGGGCTGCCCACAGTTACAACCCAAAGGACTTCGACTGGAACGTGAAGAACGGCCGCGTGTTCATCATCAAGAGCTACTCGGAGGACGACATCCACCGCTCCATCAAGTACTCCATCTGGTGCAGCACGGAGCACGGCAACAAGCGGCTGGACGCCGCCTTCCGCGCCATGAGCGGCAAGGGCCCCGTCTACCTGCTGTTCAGCGTCAACGGCAGCGGCCACTTCTGCGGGGTGGCCGAGATGCGCTCGCCCGTGGACTACGGCACCAGCGCCGGCGTCTGGTCGCAGGACAAGTGGAAGGGCAAGTTCGACGTCAACTGGCTCTTCGTCAAGGACGTGCCCAACAGCCAGCTCCGGCACATCCGCCTGGAGAACAACGACAACAAGCCGGTCACCAACTCGCGGGACACGCAGGAGGTGCCCCTGGAGAAGGCCAAGCAAGTGCTCAAAATCATCGCCACCTACAAGCACACCACCTCCATCTTCGATGACTTTTCTCATTACGAGAAGcggcaggaagaggaggaggtggtcCGCAAG AACTTTGAGCCGGCCCCCATCCAGAACCGGTCACGACTGGATCAG GAACGCCAAAATCGAAGTAAACAATAG
- the birc7 gene encoding baculoviral IAP repeat-containing protein 7 — translation MTGTRSEGNENTTVPNMSDDSSVLMFILVEPRMRSEEERFRTFQDWPSDAPVTAVDLAKAGFYFLGPGDKVQCFCCGGILRYWVHGDSPLGEHKRHFPMCSFVLGRNVGNIQQHPTPGSSDAVDGQLLSQLQRMTVDDQVVAGQAVYPEMEAEDSRLTTFHNWPTEASVQPEVLARAGFFYTGHGDNVKCFYCDGGLRNWEPGDDPWQEHAKWFPRCEFLLQTRGRQYVNNIQESYFNMGENGGGSQTSMVRDISSGHDLSGGQGSSSALLSPVVQTVLQMGFEAGLVESLVQTKYLLTGNHYTSVSDLVSDVLQAEEEDRQRSEEDRGRPLARLGTSAVGERTHPHTKEKAVGDLSPEEQLRQLQEERTCKVCMDKLVSIVFIPCGHLVVCTDCAASLRHCPICRAVIRGSVRAFMS, via the exons ATGACTGGCACAAGATCGGAGGGCAACGAGAACACCACGGTCCCCAATATGTCGGATGACAGTAGCGTACTGATGTTCATTCTGGTGGAGCCCAGGATGAGAAGCGAAGAGGAGAGGTTTAGGACTTTTCAAGACTGGCCTAGCGATGCACCAGTCACCGCTGTCGACCTTGCCAAAGCGGGGTTTTACTTTCTTGGACCCGGGGATAAGGTGCAATGTTTCTGTTGCGGTGGGATTTTAAGATACTGGGTTCATGGCGACAGTCCATTGGGCGAACATAAGAGACACTTTCCAATGTGTAGTTTCGTGTTGGGCCGAAACGTGGGAAACATTCAACAGCATCCTACACCCGGATCCTCCGATGCTGTAGATGGGCAACTCTTGAGTCAGCTTCAGAGGATGACCGTAGATGACCAGGTGGTCGCTGGACAGGCGGTGTATCCAGAAATGGAAGCAGAAGACTCACGACTGACTACGTTTCACAACTGGCCGACCGAAGCTTCAGTCCAACCAGAGGTCCTAGCAAGGGCAGGCTTCTTCTACACTG GGCACGGTGACAATGTCAAATGCTTCTACTGTGATGGGGGCCTGAGGAACTGGGAGCCTGGTGACGATCCATGGCAGGAGCATGCCAAGTGGTTCCCACG ATGTGAGTTTTTGCTTCAAACAAGAGGACGTCAATATGTCAATAACATCCAAGAGTCCTATTTCAATATGGGTGAAAATGGG GGTGGATCACAGACCTCCATGGTCAGAGACATCAGCTCAGGACATG ACCTGAGTGGGGGCCAGGGGTCCTCCTCCGCGCTGCTGTCCCCCGTAGTCCAGACAGTACTGCAGATGGGCTTTGAGGCTGGGCTAGTGGAGAGCTTAGTCCAGACCAAGTACCTGCTGACGGGAAACCACTACACGTCTGTGTCTGACCTGGTCTCCGACGTGCTGCAGGCCGAGGAGGAGGACAGGCAGAGGtcggaggaggacagaggtAGG CCTCTAGCGAGACTGGGCACCAGTGCAGTAGGGGAGAGAACGCACCCTCACACCAAAGAGAAAG cagtagGGGACCTGAGCCCTGAGGAGCAGCTaaggcagctgcaggaggagcgtACCTGCAAGGTCTGCATGGACAAGCTGGTGTCCATCGTCTTCATCCCCTGCGGTCATTTAGTTGTCTGCACTGACTGCGCAGCCAGCCTGCGCCACTGCCCCATCTGCCGTGCAGTCATCCGCGGGAGCGTCCGAGCCTTCATGTCCTGA